One window from the genome of Cryptococcus tetragattii IND107 chromosome 2, whole genome shotgun sequence encodes:
- a CDS encoding 26S protease regulatory subunit 6B codes for MEEIGIDLKMEDPSLPAQISEKQALLNSLPSGNEELYSTWKRLEAHREFLQLQEEYIRDETQNLRRELLRAQEEVKRIQSVPLVIGQFLEPVDERRAIVGSTTGSNYVVRILSTLDRELLKPSSSVALHRHSNALVDILPPEADSSIAMLGADEKPDVKYSDIGGLDSQKQEIREAVELPLVQQDLYRKIGIDPPRGVLLYGPPGTGKTMLVKAVANATKAAFIRVVGSEFVQKYLGEGPRMVRDVFRLARENSPCIIFIDEVDAIATKRFDAQTGSDREVQRILIELLTQMDGFDQQTNVKVIMATNRADTLDPALLRPGRLDRKIEMPLPSRRERRLIFQTVTSKMNLGPDVDLEDYVSRPDQLSSAQIASICQAAGLQAVRKNRYVILPVDFEEAWKSVVKRNDETHEFYR; via the exons ATGGAGGAAATTGGAATCGACCTCAAGATGGAA GACCCTAGTCTCCCAGCTCAAATCTCGGAGAAGCAAGCGCTCCTCAACTCTCTACCTAGTGGTAATGAAGAACTCTACAGTACTTGGAAGAGACTTGAAGCCCATCGAGAGTTTCTACAGCTCCAGGAG GAGTATATCCGTGATGAGACCCAAAACCTGAGGAGAGAGCTTCTGAGAGCACAGGAAGAAGTTAAGCGGATTCAGTCTGTTCCGTTGGTCATTGGCCAATTCCTCGAACCCGTTGATGAACGACGAGCCATTGTCGGAAGTACCACTGGCTCCAATTACGTTGTCCGAATCCTTTCCACTCTGGATCGTGAACTTCTGaaaccatcttcctccgtGGCTCTTCATCGCCACTCAAATGCCCTGGTGGATATCCTTCCACCAGAAGCGGATTCATCGATTGCGATGTTGGGGGCGGATGAAAAGCCAGATGTAAAGTACTCCGACATTGGTGGTCTAGATTCACAAAAGCAAGAAATCAGGGAGGCGGTCGAGTTGCCACTTGTACAACAAGACCTGTACAGAAAAATTGGAATAGATCCACCCAGAGGCGTGCTGCTCTATGGTCCTCCAG GTACTGGTAAGACTATGCTCGTCAAGGCTGTTGCCAATGCAACCAAGGCTGCATTCATCCGTGTCGTTGGCTCCGAATTTGTGCAGAAGTATTTGGGTGAA GGTCCTCGTATGGTCCGAGATGTTTTCCGATTGGCCCGAGAAAACTCTCCATGTATCATCTTCATAGATGAAGTTGACGCTATTGCCACGAAGCGTTTCGATGCCCAAACCGGTTCGGATCGAGAAGTGCAGCGTATCTTGATTGAGCTGCTTACCCAGATGGACGGTTTCGACCAACAAACCAACGTCAAA GTCATTATGGCCACTAACCGAGCGGATACTCTTGACCCTGCATTGCTTCGTCCTGGTCGTTTGGACAGGAAGATTGAGatgcctcttccctctAGACGTGAGCGGCGATTGATCTTCCAGACTGTCACCTCCAAGATGAATCTTGGTCCCGACGTCGACCTTGAGGACT ACGTGTCTCGGCCGGACCAGCTCAGTTCTGCTCAAATTGCCTCTATCTGCCAAGCCGCAGGTCTTCAAG CCGTGCGAAAGAACCGATATGTTATCTTGCCggttgattttgaggaagcCTGGAAA TCTGTCGTCAAGCGTAACGACGAGACTCACGAGTTTT ACCGGTGA